The region GGCCGCGCTTCCTGCTGGCGGGTTCGGGCGTGATCTGAAGAACCAAATTGCCTTGTCGCCTACCTTTGGTGGTGGCATGCCTTCGACAAGGAACTGCGGACCGGGGCTTCCGTCGTCTCCGATCTCCCAGCCCATCCATTCAATCGTGATCCTGTCCGCCGGTTCGCCGGCGAGCTGGTCGATGGAGACAATCGTCACATCAAGCATCTGAGTGCCGGCGAAATCCTCGAGTTCAGGCACAACGCTGACGCGACCGCGGACAACGCTGACCACCTCGCCTTCCATTACCACCGAAGACGCTTCCACAAGCTCGGCAATAGTCCCAAACGTTGCGATCTCAGCCACGTCGACGAACACCCCGTCAATATCGTCAGAAGCGGTGGAGCATGCAGCGATGAACACAAGCGAGGCGAGCGTGGCGGAAACGAGCTTCACCGCGTTGGGTTGGTGGTGTCGGCCAATTCTTCTCGGAGGAGACGGCGTCATCAGTGGGGCCTCTTTGGTGGGTACACTGGCCGCCCCAGATTCTCGGGCGCGACCAGCGCGAGGTCGTCTGAACGTTAGTGGGGCCGATTCGTGCAATGGTTCCTACGTCCAGGTGCAGCAGGATGCCAGGAGTGTTGATTGGCGGGCGGTCTTCCCTGGCGTGCAGGGATCGCTTCGAAAGTGTCCGCGCGGGTAGTTATTCCGTGGTGGTTAGGTAGGCGACGGTTCCGTCGAGGGGTTGGCTTGAGGTGACTTCGTAGAGCGCAATGTGAGGGCGATCGTCTGCGTCGAGGACGAGTGATACGAGCTGTCCGAGTGTCAGGTCGCCTTGCACGATCTGCTGGACCTCCCAGCCGGAGTCTTCACGGACCGCAAACCACACACCCTTGACGTCCGAGAACACCACGTTGGGGCGGCCCTGGCTGTCGAAGGCGAGCGAGGAGTTGCGCCGAGCGTTCTGGTCCCTGAATTCGGTGAGTCCACCAACTGTTTCGACCGTCCAGCCGTCGTCACCCTTGGTCGCAAACATGATGTCACCAGTCAGGAAACCGGTCTTTGCGTAGTACGTGATTGCGGGTTGGTCGTTAGCGTCGAATGCGAGGGACGAGTACCGCCCAACGTCGCCTTCGTCGGCAACCGTCTCAAGCGTCCAGGTCCCATTGGAAAGACTGGCGTATATGAGGTCTTGGTCAGTGTCGTTGTAATAGGTGAGGCCGGGGTTGCTGTTCGAGTCGACAGCCAAGCCTACGTTGAACTGATAGACAATTGGGCCGCTGCCGATCGGGGTTATCTCCCAACCGGAGCCATCATTTCTGTAGTACTCGACACCGTCAGTTCCGCCGAACTGTGATGGATCGACCCCCGCCGCATGCACCACGCCGTCGCTCCCGATGGCGATAGTCGTATCCCATCCGTCGTGACCGGCGTCGTTGGCGATGTCCTCGACCCAGGTGTCGCCGTCGAGGTATAGGCGCACGAGGTCACCCAGGTTGGGTTCGAAGGTGTCGGCCTGGTGATCGTGAATTGCGACGTTGGGTGTTCCGTCGGGCTCATACGCAAGACCAATAGGGCCGTAGAAGTACCCCTCCTTGACAAGCTGAGTCTCCCAACCGCTGGACGCTCCCGCTATGGCGACGAAACCATCGCCGATTTTCTCTGTGAGCCATGCGATCGCCGGCGAACCAGAACCATCGATCGCGATGACTGGCTTGATGCCAGGCCCCAGAGAAACCGCCTTCCAACCGTCGCTGACCGTGAATGTGAGGCCCGAGTCGTTCCCTGTTTGCGCAGGCGGTGCCGTCGTCGAAGACGGCGAAGCGGTTGTGCTCGAATCTGTCGACGGTGAAGCAGTGGTGGTTGTCGTGGTCGCACTCGTGGGCGCCGCCGTTGCGCCAGTTGCGTCGTCGCTGGTCGTGCTGCCGCACGCGCCAAGCACGAGTAGAAATGCAACGGTCCCGAGGCCAAATGATTTTGTTTGCCGCGTGCTCATCTCAGACCTTGAACCCATCGCGACCCTGAACCATTCCACACTCCGCAATCGCCGCTGCCGTGGAAACACACCACTGCGTGCGGATTCGACTACCGGTCGGGTGCTGAGTAGCTCTGACTGTGCGGCCGCTGGAGGCTGGGCGTCGAGCGTGAGTTCAGTTTCCCGAGAACGGTCGGCAACGAGTTCGTTAGTTCTGCGAGCTGGTGCCGAGTAGGCGTTCGCGCTTTAGACCGCGGCTTGTGACTCGTAGGACCACGAGGGCGACCACCCACGCTGCTGCGCCGATGCCGATTGCACCCCGGACCGGGTCGAGTGCAAGGCCTGAGGTGACACCGTAGGCAAGGATTATGACGGGGAGGGTGACGAGAGTGGATGCCTGTTGGGCGGCAGGAGCGGACTGGACGCGGCCCGACGCCCACAGGATGACACCGAGGCTGAAGATGATAAACGGTGGCACCACCCAGAAGATCAGAATCCACCACTCAGGTGTCGGGAAAAACCAGCCGCCGAGGAGATGGCCGACCCTGGTGTTGACGATGAGGGCATACAGGCCGAAGCCGACGACCGTTGCGAGATACCCAGGGATGAAAGCCGCAATGAGCTTCCCGTAGAAGATCTCCGACGTGTGTAGCGGTGAGTGCGCGAGGTACTCGCCGGTGCCTTTTTCGCGGTCACCGATGAGTCCGTACGCACCGATCGCTGAAGATATGGTGAGCGGTACGACGATCGCCACCGGGGCGAGCAGGTACACCGAAAACGCATAGGCGGCTCTCGCCTGGGGGGTGTTACCGCGGACGTTGTTTTGGGCGATCTGGGGGAGTGATTCGAGGACTCCTCCGATCTGCTGGATGAGGGCCGATCCACCAGCCTTGGAAACGACGCCGAGCATCACCCAGGGGATGATGACAAAAAATATTCCGGCGAGGATGATGAGCGGCACGAGATAGTCCTTTGAACGCACGAGCCGTGCCAGGTCAAGTCTGGCGATGATCCACGCTCGCTTCAGCTTCACGGCTGATCCCCAATCATGCGTTGCATCTCAAAGTAGAGATGTTCGAGGGTTTGTTTGTGTGGTTCGACCCGCGTGATGTCGGCGCCCTTGTCTGTCAGGGCTTTCACCAGACTCGGCACGACGCTCATGTCTTCAATGGTCACATTCATCGGACCGTCACCTTCGATTCCCAGGACGCCAGGCATGTGTTGCAGGAGCGCAAGCATTGATCGGTCCACAGCGTCAATCGTGACCCGCTTTTCGGTGGCATAGGTCTTCATCAGGTCGTGAGGGTTTCCGACTGCACGGGCCCGCCCCGACCCCATCAGCACGACGACGTCGGCGATGCCTTCGGCTTCATGGAGCAGATGTGTGCACATCACAATCGTGCGGCCCTTTCCCGCCATTTCACGTATTAACCCAAGCACCGCTCGCGACGACTCCGGGTCGAGACCGGCTGTTGGTTCGTCGAGGAGCAACACTTCGGGGTCGTGCAGCACCGCCCGAGCCAAAGCAAGGCGTGTGCGCATGCCGGTCGAGTAGCCGTCGACCCGGCGGTCGAGTTCGTCGACTATCCCGAACCTCTCCGCAGCGGGTGTAATTGTCTGTGGTGACGCTCCAGCGATTTCGGCGGCGTACCGTAGGTTGTCGAATCCAGAAAGGGTGTCGAAGAAAGCGGGTTTAGGTGGCACGACACCGCAAATCTTGCGGACCTCGTGTCCGTCCGTCGACGTGGAGAGTCCAAGCACGGTGATCTCGCCACTGTCGGCGGTGAGGGCTCCCGTGGTGAGGCGCACGGTGGTTGTCTTGCCTGCACCGTTCGGGCCGAGAAAGACTGTGACGCTACCCCGTGGAATACTGAGAGTGAGAGAGTCGACGGCAATGGTGTCACCAAAGCGTTTCGACACGTCATCAAACGTGATGGCGGGTTCGGTCATTGTGCAACTATCGGTCGCAACGTCCGAGTAATCAAGTCCCAATTCGTTGCCGGAGGCTGAGAGTCCTCGCGACAACTGAGAGATCGACATCCAAGAGGCGGTACGCTGTACGCATGTGTGGACGGTTTGTGCAGAAGGAAGCGCCGGAGTACTACGCCGACTACTTCAAGGCTCAATTGATGCCGGTGTTTGAACAGCGCGTTCCCCAATACAACGTCGCACCGACGGCTCCAGTCATTGCGGTTGCGGTCCATGACGGTGTCCGCCGGCTTGAGTCGTTTCGATGGGGGTTGTTGCCCTTCTGGGCCAAGGACAGGCGCATCGGCGCAAAACACATCAACGCTCGGGTTGAGACAGCGGCCATGAAGCCGGCGTTTCGGGATTCGTTTTCCAAGCGCAGGTGTCTCATCCCCGCCGACGGTTTCTTCGAGTGGCAGGTGCGTCCACAGGGCAAGCTCCCGCACTACATCTACTCTGCAGACCAGCGGCCGCTTGCGTTGGCTGGTCTGTGGAGTATGTGGCGCGACCCCGAGACTGACGAACAGATTGTGACCTGCACCATCTTGACCGGTGACCCTATCGAGTCCGTCGCCACGGTCCACGACCGAATGCCGGTGATCCTCAGCGCCGATATGTGGGGCACATGGCTCGATCGTGACCTCACCAACGTCGACGAGGTGCAAGAGATGCTGGCCGGTCGACCTGATCCGTTGATGGCGCTGCACCCTGTGGCGACCCTCGTGAACAAGGTTGCCAACAATCTTGCGGAGAACATCGTGCCGCTCGACTCTTCGGTTGGTGAGGCACAGCAATCCCTGCTGGACCTGTCGACGTCTAGCGAGTAGGTCCTTGCCACGAGATCCACGTCCCGTGGTGGTGGACGTCAGCGAGGCCTTCGATTTGGTGGTCCCCGTTGGTGTGGCGGATGAGGTCGAGCTGGGTGGTGGCATGCGACAACCACTCGTTGGAGAGCCGCCATATTGGGCGGTGCGCTGAGAGCCGGTCGAGTTCGGCGACGAAGTCGTCCCGCGCTTCTTGTGTGAGTTGATTCAATATGTGCGAATGGTTGATGACGACTGTCGAGTCATCAGACGCCGCGGCGATCTGTTCCTCAAGGCATGCGATTGCGTCACCCTGCACGAGGGTCAACGGGTTCTGCTTTGCGACCGAGATCGCCGCCGCAAGACGGTCGTGGCGTTCTGCCTGG is a window of Acidobacteriota bacterium DNA encoding:
- a CDS encoding ABC transporter permease, producing MKLKRAWIIARLDLARLVRSKDYLVPLIILAGIFFVIIPWVMLGVVSKAGGSALIQQIGGVLESLPQIAQNNVRGNTPQARAAYAFSVYLLAPVAIVVPLTISSAIGAYGLIGDREKGTGEYLAHSPLHTSEIFYGKLIAAFIPGYLATVVGFGLYALIVNTRVGHLLGGWFFPTPEWWILIFWVVPPFIIFSLGVILWASGRVQSAPAAQQASTLVTLPVIILAYGVTSGLALDPVRGAIGIGAAAWVVALVVLRVTSRGLKRERLLGTSSQN
- a CDS encoding ABC transporter ATP-binding protein → MTEPAITFDDVSKRFGDTIAVDSLTLSIPRGSVTVFLGPNGAGKTTTVRLTTGALTADSGEITVLGLSTSTDGHEVRKICGVVPPKPAFFDTLSGFDNLRYAAEIAGASPQTITPAAERFGIVDELDRRVDGYSTGMRTRLALARAVLHDPEVLLLDEPTAGLDPESSRAVLGLIREMAGKGRTIVMCTHLLHEAEGIADVVVLMGSGRARAVGNPHDLMKTYATEKRVTIDAVDRSMLALLQHMPGVLGIEGDGPMNVTIEDMSVVPSLVKALTDKGADITRVEPHKQTLEHLYFEMQRMIGDQP
- a CDS encoding SOS response-associated peptidase; amino-acid sequence: MCGRFVQKEAPEYYADYFKAQLMPVFEQRVPQYNVAPTAPVIAVAVHDGVRRLESFRWGLLPFWAKDRRIGAKHINARVETAAMKPAFRDSFSKRRCLIPADGFFEWQVRPQGKLPHYIYSADQRPLALAGLWSMWRDPETDEQIVTCTILTGDPIESVATVHDRMPVILSADMWGTWLDRDLTNVDEVQEMLAGRPDPLMALHPVATLVNKVANNLAENIVPLDSSVGEAQQSLLDLSTSSE